From Bordetella flabilis, the proteins below share one genomic window:
- a CDS encoding glycosyltransferase, protein MPGLDRKSQPQEGGMSGRARPSGGRAALPRGGVAKRQEGTDDARARPPGERTALSQGGDAKRQKATSDTRARPPGERTALSQGGDAKRQKATDDTRARPPGERNARPRGGRAAGPREGGAPLQEGRPVHHQPVTELEDDTSGLQEVRVQLEQIVASSGRVQLAQANLPRAEALARDHMADPKVRFLLLRLKESAGFNEGMFEQWSALLNECPDDLQVVRYCATRLVKERHVDDALALIERYLPESPDNPDMLLARAKLLSDVRAYEQSDALFRRLIARHDDRNVRIEFAKRLRKRGLLADAFDTIKPVMHLLAPGSKAAELASTLTSDYEFYRGFESEEELAGKDIRIISMKHAILHFRNRVIAEQPSENAVSIALVTGSLGPGGAERQLTRLAGELHRMAASAERPPAFMRVKPEKVEVLVKQHTEPSGSGKKQGLDFFLPVLADAQIPVTEINGLPAISTSHQSVADPVLTRLLEQLPPPVHYGVTRLAPLLRENRFDVVSLWQDGTCLFGALAALLAGVPTIHLVFRGLPPNIRKDRFREEYPVLYQALAQVPGVHFVSNSRTAAQEYAKWLGIPIVRFHILYNGVPELATGASPEDEKKWSAFQAYTADATETIGGVFRLEPDKRPQLWIKLAAQYLKRRPQARFFIVGDGRLLDNMVALAEELSVKDRLLFVGLSNHVGYWYSQMDVKVLLSRYEGLPNVLIEAQLLGVPVVSTPAGGAGECFVENVTGHLLGDVEHPDLTEACDKIESMVDLVRGNDVLKQHSRQRARDLFSLNAMLSKFLSLCVTVMGTSRNDEALGVGSMRLMEA, encoded by the coding sequence ATGCCTGGTCTGGATCGAAAAAGCCAACCGCAGGAAGGCGGCATGAGCGGGCGCGCTCGGCCGTCCGGAGGGCGCGCTGCCCTCCCCCGGGGAGGCGTCGCGAAGCGACAGGAGGGCACCGACGACGCTCGCGCCCGGCCGCCCGGAGAGCGTACTGCCCTTTCCCAGGGTGGCGACGCGAAGCGACAGAAGGCCACCAGCGATACGCGCGCTCGGCCGCCTGGAGAGCGTACCGCCCTTTCCCAGGGTGGCGACGCGAAGCGACAGAAGGCCACCGACGACACTCGCGCTCGGCCGCCTGGAGAACGAAACGCCCGTCCGCGGGGAGGCCGCGCTGCCGGTCCGCGCGAAGGTGGCGCGCCGCTTCAGGAGGGCAGGCCAGTGCACCACCAACCTGTTACCGAGCTGGAGGACGATACTTCCGGTCTCCAGGAGGTTCGCGTCCAACTGGAGCAGATCGTGGCGTCGTCGGGCAGGGTCCAGCTTGCGCAGGCGAATCTGCCGCGCGCGGAGGCGCTGGCCCGCGATCACATGGCGGACCCCAAAGTCCGCTTTCTCCTGCTTCGGCTCAAGGAGTCGGCGGGTTTCAACGAGGGCATGTTCGAGCAGTGGTCGGCGCTTTTGAACGAGTGTCCCGATGATCTGCAGGTCGTCCGCTATTGCGCGACCCGTCTCGTCAAGGAGAGGCATGTCGATGACGCGCTGGCCCTGATCGAGCGCTATCTTCCGGAGTCGCCCGACAATCCGGACATGTTGCTCGCCAGGGCCAAGCTGCTCAGCGATGTCCGCGCGTATGAGCAGTCCGATGCGCTGTTTCGTCGCCTGATCGCGCGCCATGACGACCGCAATGTACGTATCGAATTCGCCAAGCGCCTGCGCAAGCGTGGGTTGCTGGCGGACGCGTTCGATACGATAAAGCCCGTGATGCACCTGCTCGCGCCGGGCAGCAAGGCCGCGGAACTCGCCAGCACCTTGACGAGCGACTATGAGTTCTACCGCGGTTTCGAGTCCGAGGAGGAACTCGCGGGAAAGGACATCAGGATCATTTCGATGAAGCACGCGATCCTGCACTTCAGGAATCGCGTAATCGCGGAGCAGCCGTCCGAAAACGCGGTTTCGATCGCGCTGGTCACAGGCAGCCTTGGCCCCGGCGGCGCCGAACGGCAACTGACGCGGCTCGCTGGCGAACTCCATCGCATGGCGGCTTCCGCCGAGCGTCCGCCGGCCTTCATGCGCGTGAAGCCGGAAAAGGTCGAAGTGCTGGTGAAACAGCACACCGAGCCTTCCGGCTCCGGGAAAAAACAAGGGCTGGATTTTTTCCTGCCCGTGCTGGCCGATGCGCAGATCCCTGTCACGGAGATCAATGGGCTGCCCGCGATTTCGACGTCCCATCAATCGGTCGCGGATCCCGTCCTGACCCGCTTGCTGGAGCAGTTGCCGCCCCCGGTGCACTACGGCGTCACGCGCCTTGCACCGCTGTTGCGCGAGAACCGCTTCGACGTCGTGAGCTTGTGGCAGGACGGAACGTGCCTGTTCGGGGCCCTGGCCGCGCTGCTTGCCGGCGTCCCGACCATCCATCTGGTATTTCGCGGACTGCCGCCGAACATCCGCAAGGATCGCTTCCGCGAGGAGTATCCGGTGCTGTACCAGGCACTGGCCCAGGTCCCGGGGGTGCACTTCGTCAGTAATAGCCGCACGGCCGCGCAGGAGTATGCGAAGTGGCTCGGCATTCCGATTGTGCGTTTCCACATTCTCTATAACGGCGTGCCCGAACTGGCCACAGGTGCGTCGCCCGAGGACGAGAAAAAGTGGAGCGCCTTCCAGGCATATACGGCGGATGCCACGGAGACGATAGGCGGCGTGTTCCGCCTGGAACCGGACAAGCGGCCGCAACTCTGGATCAAGCTCGCCGCGCAATATCTGAAGCGGCGGCCGCAGGCGCGCTTCTTCATCGTGGGTGACGGGCGCCTGCTCGACAACATGGTGGCGCTGGCCGAGGAGCTCAGCGTGAAAGACCGGCTGCTGTTCGTCGGCCTGTCGAATCACGTCGGGTACTGGTATTCGCAGATGGACGTCAAAGTCCTGCTTTCCCGGTATGAAGGCTTGCCGAACGTGCTCATCGAGGCGCAGCTCCTGGGCGTCCCGGTGGTTTCGACACCGGCCGGCGGGGCGGGCGAGTGCTTTGTCGAGAACGTGACAGGGCATCTGCTGGGCGATGTCGAACATCCCGACCTGACCGAGGCGTGCGACAAAATCGAATCCATGGTCGACCTGGTGCGCGGCAACGATGTGTTGAAACAGCACAGCCGCCAGCGGGCCCGGGATCTGTTTTCGCTCAATGCGATGTTGAGCAAATTCCTGAGTTTATGCGTGACAGTCATGGGCACGTCGAGAAACGACGAGGCCCTCGGCGTCGGGTCGATGCGTCTGATGGAGGCCTGA
- a CDS encoding polysaccharide biosynthesis/export family protein — translation MQWNGPSAAPRGKAALVMVLLAAFSLTGCQLPRSGPMLSEMMSAHDDKDVIVMPVSRELARASNVPEVMDFPARYRNASQAEFDVLVPGDGINITVWERDGLGVFAANAAGVSDLGNQEIDRTGNLYFPILGKFRAAGLTLAQLHDAVVARLSKLIVGSDVSVTRAADSRGQMVTVQGNLAKPGMYPITQTTQRLSSALALAAPVQTNPEQLVITLRRANEIASVRLSDIYRNQANDILLRAGDVITAHDAREYLTVLGAAGTQGRVAISKRNYSVLDALGDSKGLDDKTADPRSVFLFTPAKPGTQGAPDTLPIVYQFDLTRPEQVALAGQFTVREGQAIYISDAPFTQVQKVLSAFRVTMSAGFSATRAIDSDSGGSSSSSGVTQ, via the coding sequence ATGCAATGGAATGGCCCGAGCGCCGCCCCGCGGGGCAAGGCGGCGCTCGTCATGGTGCTGCTTGCCGCGTTCTCCCTTACGGGATGCCAGTTGCCGCGTTCCGGGCCGATGTTGAGCGAGATGATGTCGGCCCACGATGACAAGGACGTCATCGTCATGCCGGTCTCCCGGGAGCTCGCGCGGGCGAGCAACGTGCCGGAAGTCATGGACTTTCCCGCGCGGTATCGGAATGCCAGCCAGGCCGAGTTCGACGTACTGGTCCCTGGAGACGGCATAAACATCACCGTCTGGGAGCGCGATGGGCTGGGCGTGTTCGCGGCCAATGCCGCGGGGGTAAGCGATCTGGGAAACCAGGAGATAGACCGGACGGGAAACCTCTATTTCCCCATTCTCGGGAAGTTCCGCGCCGCGGGACTGACGCTGGCGCAGTTGCATGACGCCGTCGTCGCCCGCCTCAGCAAGCTCATCGTCGGTTCCGACGTCAGCGTGACCCGCGCGGCCGACTCGCGCGGCCAGATGGTTACGGTCCAGGGCAACCTGGCCAAGCCGGGCATGTATCCCATTACGCAGACCACCCAGCGCCTGAGCAGCGCGCTGGCGCTTGCGGCGCCTGTGCAGACGAATCCCGAGCAGCTCGTGATTACGCTGCGCCGTGCCAATGAGATTGCTTCAGTGCGGCTGTCGGATATCTACCGCAACCAGGCGAACGATATCCTGCTGCGCGCAGGCGATGTCATTACCGCCCATGATGCCCGCGAGTACCTGACCGTGCTCGGTGCGGCCGGCACCCAGGGGCGTGTCGCCATCAGCAAGCGCAACTACAGCGTGCTGGATGCCCTGGGGGATTCCAAGGGGCTCGACGACAAGACGGCCGATCCGCGGTCCGTGTTCCTGTTCACGCCCGCCAAGCCGGGCACCCAGGGGGCGCCGGACACTCTGCCGATCGTTTACCAGTTCGATCTCACTCGTCCGGAGCAAGTCGCCCTGGCCGGCCAGTTCACGGTACGCGAAGGCCAGGCCATCTATATATCCGACGCTCCCTTTACCCAGGTGCAGAAGGTACTGTCGGCATTCCGGGTGACCATGAGCGCCGGCTTCAGCGCCACGCGCGCTATCGACAGCGATTCGGGCGGCTCCAGCTCCAGCTCCGGTGTAACCCAGTAG
- a CDS encoding ABC transporter permease has protein sequence MSNEERIKGWRARRQDRNYAVGAGVAAWRLDLATLFDAMSSPAVMVKRLVARLQGERHDTVAARRAVYEAVQAELEQEGQRTGVEDTFADFARRRLRIMVRLLEQDLRAGVDVFQPGYVPSALEAEDARLGVAHQRRVQRRKLDDERDARRHASRNDIALQRELPEDEAQDLAILRERLHALHLGQRPRAADEAGLRLRTLLPLFVYQLHVMQGESRVALLWALVGPVVLLTLISSLYFLMGTHYILGMDVRTFSLLGATTWIMFRQIVFRSSTGYVSARGLLNFEGVTPLMCALVQALIYVSVYLVVFGVLIGAGSALDLITLPVSWAGFLLYVVLMGAGGAALGVLFGAIATAWHFFLRLAPVIERFLQIFSSVFFVSEQLPEQLRPWLLWSPFAHGMQLLRSAYFANYTSQDASLGYFLTSLVFLGVVALAGERLARSHIQPM, from the coding sequence ATGAGCAATGAGGAACGTATCAAGGGCTGGCGGGCGCGCCGGCAGGATCGGAACTACGCCGTAGGTGCCGGCGTTGCCGCGTGGCGCCTGGATCTCGCCACGCTGTTCGACGCCATGTCGTCGCCGGCGGTCATGGTCAAGCGGTTGGTGGCGCGACTGCAAGGTGAGCGGCACGATACCGTGGCCGCTCGCCGGGCGGTATACGAGGCCGTACAGGCGGAGCTGGAGCAAGAGGGCCAGCGCACGGGCGTCGAGGATACGTTCGCGGATTTTGCCCGTCGGCGCCTGCGTATCATGGTTCGCCTGCTCGAACAGGATCTGCGCGCGGGTGTCGATGTGTTCCAGCCTGGCTACGTGCCGTCCGCCCTGGAGGCGGAAGACGCGCGACTGGGCGTGGCGCATCAACGGCGCGTTCAGCGGCGAAAACTGGACGACGAGCGGGACGCCCGCCGGCATGCGTCCCGCAACGACATCGCGCTGCAACGCGAGCTTCCTGAAGACGAGGCCCAGGACCTCGCGATCCTGCGCGAACGCTTGCATGCATTGCACCTGGGGCAGCGGCCGCGGGCCGCAGACGAGGCCGGACTGCGCCTGCGCACCCTGCTGCCGCTGTTCGTCTATCAGTTGCACGTGATGCAGGGGGAAAGCCGGGTAGCCCTGCTCTGGGCGCTGGTCGGCCCGGTGGTGTTGCTGACGCTGATCTCGTCGCTGTATTTCCTGATGGGCACCCATTACATCCTTGGGATGGATGTGCGGACGTTCTCTCTGTTGGGCGCGACCACCTGGATCATGTTCAGGCAGATTGTTTTCCGCAGCAGCACGGGCTATGTGTCGGCCAGGGGTTTGCTGAATTTCGAAGGGGTCACGCCGCTGATGTGCGCGCTGGTGCAGGCGCTTATCTATGTGTCGGTGTATCTGGTGGTGTTCGGCGTGTTGATCGGGGCGGGCAGTGCGCTGGACCTGATCACGCTGCCCGTCAGCTGGGCCGGTTTCCTGTTGTATGTCGTGTTGATGGGGGCCGGCGGCGCGGCGCTCGGCGTGCTGTTCGGCGCGATTGCAACCGCCTGGCATTTCTTCCTCAGGCTCGCGCCGGTGATCGAACGGTTCCTGCAGATTTTCTCCAGCGTGTTCTTTGTCTCGGAGCAACTGCCGGAGCAACTGCGTCCCTGGCTCCTCTGGTCGCCATTCGCGCACGGCATGCAGCTTCTGCGATCGGCCTATTTCGCCAACTACACGTCGCAGGATGCAAGCTTGGGCTATTTCCTGACTTCGCTGGTTTTTCTAGGCGTTGTCGCCCTGGCCGGCGAGCGCCTGGCGCGCAGCCATATCCAGCCTATGTGA